Part of the Aureitalea marina genome, AATCGATCTCCAAGGGGAGAAATTCTACATCTACAGATTGCATCAACTGCTCCATGGTTAGATTGGCATCGCCAAACTCGGCAGGAACAACGGCAATTCGAAATATTTGGTCGTTCGTAAAGCCACTTCCTAACCCATTGAGGTTGATATCTCCCTGTAAAAATAACAATACATCCAGAAATGTGTGATTAAAGGTGTATTGGAAGGATCCATTCTCCAAATAAATGGTTTGGGGTAATTGACTCCAAACATCCAGGGTACCACCTTGGCCATCCGGAACTACATCCTCTAACCAGTAGACCAGGATAACGTCACTTTCGAACACCTCGATCCGATTGGGAAACACAACCAATTCCTGGAAGTTATTTCCGGCATTAAAACTGACCTGAGCCTCAAATACTTGGCCCAGGATATTGATACCATCATTGCCAGGAGGTCCTGGAGGTCCCGGAGGTCCTGGATCGCCCGTACAGGCTGTGATGCCGATGGCTAAAAATACGAATGCTAATAGTCTGATATGTTTCATAATCATTGGGTTTTGTATTGAGAAATCAAAAGTCTTGCCATTTCTGAAGAGAACCAAAAAAAACAGCTCAAAGATTGGTATTAATTACGCTGAAATAGAATAAATAGTATCTTTAATTGCTTTAATATCACAATTCAATGATCTCCAAGCGACAACTTTGCCTTTCACTGACCTTTTTACTTTTTCTTAGTTGTAATACCAATCCGTTCACGGGCAAGAAGACCCTGGCCTTGGTTCCCAATTCCCAGATCTTTCCCATGGCTTTTCAGCAGTATGACGAGTTCTTAAGCCAGAGCAATGTGGTGAAAGGAACAGCGGAAGCCAGAATGGTGACCAATGTGGGTCAGAAGATCGCGGCAGCTGCAGAACGCTATCTGACAGCTCAAGGTTATGCGGGATATCTGAAAGACTATGCCTGGGAATACAACCTTGTAAATGACGAGACAGTCAATGCCTGGTGTATGCCGGGAGGGAAGATCGTATTTTATACGGGAATATTGCCAATCACTCAAGGGGAAGTTGGCATTGCCACTGTGATGGGGCATGAAGTAGCACACGCATTGGCCAATCACGGACAGCAAAGAATGAGCGCCAGCCAGTTACAGGCCTTGGGAGCGGTAGCAGGGAATGTTGCCTTGAGCAATGATCCGGAGAATGTAGAGATCTTTAATCAGGCATATGGTATTGGATCCCAGGTAGGGGTGATGCTTCCATTTAGTCGAAGTCATGAATCTGAAGCAGATAAAATTGGTCTTTACTTGATGGCCATTGCAGGTTATGAACCTATGGAAGCTGTTCAGCTCTGGGAACGTATGAAGTCAAATAAAAATGGGGAAGCTCCACCGGAATTCCTCAGTACTCACCCATCTGACGACACCCGGATCTCTAACATTCAAGGTTGGGCGCCGGAAGCCAAGGCTGAAGCCCGTAAGTTTGGTGTCACCCAATTCAAAACTCAGTAAACATGCCTAACCTCCCTAAAGGAAGCAAGAAATTGCTTCACGCCTGGGCCTTTTACGACTGGGCCAATTCGGTCTATAGTCTGGTCATAGCCTCGGCCGTCTTTCCCATCTTTTATCAGGCCCTTTTCGAAAGTTCAGGTTTAAAGACAGTGGAAATTTTTGGAGGAAGCATTCGAAGTACTCCTTTGATCACTTATACCACGGCCTTAGCCTTCTTAGTGATTTCCCTCATCTCGCCCTTGCTGTCTGGTATAGCAGATTATGTCTCGAATAAGAAGATGTTCATGCGCTTCTTCTGCTACCTGGGGGCGCTTTCCTGTATGGGCTTGTATTTCTTCTCCCTGGATAGGTTGTATTTCAGCCTCATCCTTTATTTTCTTGGTTTGATAGGATTTTGGGGTAGTCTGGTTTTTTACAATTCCTATCTGCCGGATATTGCGCATCCGGAGCAACAAGACCGCTTGAGCGCCAAAGGGTATTCCTTAGGGTATATCGGTAGTGTGATCCTCTTGCTGATCAACCTGGGTATGGTCATGTTCCCAGAATTATTTGGCTTTGGAGATGGGGAGAGGCCAGTATGAAGGCCATGCGAATCTCCTTTGTCATGGTAGGTCTGTGGTGGATCGGATTCAGTCAATATTCTTTTAAATACCTGCCTAAAGGAGTAGGTGAGGCTAAAAAGGCTCATCCGCGCTTTATGCTGAACGGTTTTCTGGAATTACAGACTGTCTATCGCTCTTTGTCCAACAATAAGAGACTTAAGCGCTACCTGGGGGCCTTCTTTGTGTACAGTATGGCTGTGCAGACAGTGATGCTGGTTGCGACCTATTTTGGTGAACAAGAGATCGGTTGGGGAAGTTCCGAGGAGAAGACCATGGGATTGATCATCAGTATTTTGATCATACAGTTGGTGGCCGTTGCCGGTGCTACTTTAACCTCCCGGGCTTCAGAACGGTATGGCAACATCCCAACCCTGATCGTGATCAACCTGATTTGGGTGATGATCTGTGTGATCGCCTATTTCATTGTGACCCCGGTGCAGTTCTACGCCACGGCAGGTATAGTTGGTCTGGTCATGGGCGGGATTCAGGCTCTGTCTCGATCTACCTATTCCAAATTCTTGCCGGAGACCAAGGATACCACCTCCTACTTCAGCTTCTACGATGTGACCGAAAAGATCGGGATTGTGATCGGAATGCTCTTGTATGGCCTGATCGATCAGATCACAGGAAGTATGCGGAATTCCGTGATATTTCTAGTGGTGTTCTTTGGGCTTGGAGTCATCTTGCTGATCCGCGTCCCTAAAAATGAAGAAAGGACCGCTTAATGCGGCCCTTTCGGTTGGCTATCAAATTAGTCGTTTAGTTGTTTGAGGTGATACTACCTGAACCGGAAGCTTTGGTATCACTTTGTTCCGGGTTACCTCTGTATTCAATATCACCAGATCCTGCCACACGTGCAATAATAGAGCTATTGGCAACTACCTTGGCATCTCCGGAGCCTGAAATTGATACATCTGTATTCTGGGCCTCAAGGCCAAAACCTTTATAATCGCCACTACCACTAATTGCAAGGTCAAGGTCTACGGTTTTCCCGCTTAATTCTATATCGCCAGAACCGGTCACTCTTACTTTGGCCTTACCAGAATTGATATCCAGGATGACATCTCCAGAACCAGTAACACTTATAGCCATGTTTTGGGAATCGATGGTGTCTTTAGTGTCGATGTCTCCCGAACCCGTAAGAGCTACCTCCGAGATGTCCTGGAAGGGAACAGTTACATGGATTCCTTTCTTGGTCTTCAGATTGTAACCTTTTTTGGTCGCGATGACCAGGGAACTACCCTTGACCTGGATATCCAGGTACTCGTGCAGGTTGTCGTCTGTTGTCACCTGTACTGCGCCTTCAGTTCCTCTTTCCAAATGGATGTCCATAGAACCAACACCTTTCACGGCATCATAGCTTCCGGTATTGACGGTTTTGGTGGTTACATTACCATTTCCGGTCACTTTCTTACTGCCCCATTGGGCAAATACACTACTGGTTCCTCCTACTATAAGCAGGGTACAAAGGATGGTTTTGATCGTGGTTTTCATTGTACTGTCGTTTTTTGATTTTTAGTATTTCTTAAGGGTAACTCCTCCGTATTCTGAATTTACGTAGATGGTGTTACCGGATCCTTTAGTTCCGTGGTATCCTTTATAGGTCTTACGGCTATTCTCTTTGTGGGTGTGTTGCATCTCTACCAGCTCTTCACCTTTAAGGCTGGCATAGCGTAGGTCTAGATCGAAATCAAAGCTGTATCCGCTTTCAAAACCGATCTTGATGCCCGCATAGTCCGATTCGATATTGATGTCGCCACCACTGCTGGTTACCCGGTCTACCGAAATGGAGCCGTAGTCTGCACTGACTGTCAGGTCTCCGTTCAGTTTACCGATTCTGAGTGGAATATAATCTCCGCTCCCGTCCATATTGGTCACTTCACCAACTGTGAGCTTGCCATAGTCACAGCTATAATCCAGGGTATGCACTTCCATAACCTCACTTTTGGTGTAATCTGCATTCAGATCTAAGGCCTCAGTTCGTTCCAGGGTAAAGTTGGAATAATCCGCATTGATGGAGCCGGTCTTCATATATCCGATGGTGGAATTCTTGGTGTAATCAAAGTTCAGATCGTTATTGTCTCCCATCAACTCTCCAATATTAAGCTGCCCGTAGTCACAACTGATCTCTGCTCTTCCTTCGATCCGATTCAGATTGATAGGGCCGTAGTCATTGCTCAGGTCTACAGAATTGGTCACAGGCACCTTAATGGTGTAATTGATCTCCATGCTGACGTTGTTATTGTTGTTACCCCACCAGTTCCAACCTTTTTTCTTTCCGTTGAAAACTGTCCTGGCACTAACCCCTGATGCATTTCCTGAGAATTCTACATCGATGTCATCCAATTTCTTTTGGACCTTCTCTTCGTTATTTCCGTTGGTCTTAATTACTACCTCAATAACGGTTCTGTTCTCGTTCCAGCTTACCACGTCAATGTTTCCATAGCTATTGCTCACGGTCAAACTGGCGTTGGTATTTACAGTATATTCTTTGTTCAGTTTCTTTTCTTTGGTGTACTTACCCTTTAATTTACCGCCTGTTGCCAGTACCATAGCCGGTACCATCAACAACAGCATCAGGGCATTAAATGGTCGTCTCATTTCTATTCGCTTTAAGTGTTTCAATTTGTTCAATAGTTTGAATGACCTCTTGCAGTAGTTCGATACGATCCTGGAAATTGGCAATCATCGCATTGATCACTCTTTTGTCATTTCCACTTTCTTTGAGATCTACTTTGAGTTGGTCGTAGTTCTGCTCCAGAAGATCCAGTCGGGTCAAAGCATCATCAATGATCGCTTTGGTCTCTTCGGTCTCAAATCCTTTAAGGGTAGCCAGTTCTTCATTGATGGTTGTAACGAAGAACGACTCGGCCTGCTCCATTTCAGGAGATACAGAGGCGAGCTCTGCAGAATTATCTTCAGGTTCTAATACCGAGATCCCCAATGAGATCAACACCAGGAAGCCGGCTGCTATACTCAATGGCTTCCACCAATTACGCTTGTTCTTAGCTGGTTTCCCCTGCTGCTGGTTCAGTCGAGACATAAACCTGGCTTGATGCCCCTGGGGGGTATCGTGTAGGTCCAATTGCCCTTCTAACTCCTCAAATAATCGATCTATCTGGTCCTTATTACTCATGATGAATAATTAATTTCTTTCGTAAACTTTCTTTGGCTCGTGAAATCATTGTACGGCAGTTGGCGTAACTAATGTCCATGATCTGGCAGATCTCTTCGTAGTCAAAGCCTTCTACAAAATGAAGACTGAGTATCTGACGATAGCTATGATGAAGCTCATTCATGGTTTCCATGAGTTGACTGACCTGAACCTGGGCATAATCCTCAGCATCCAGCCCGTCATTTGCTTCATCGGCGGCCAAAGGAATATTCTCATCAGACACAGTGCTGATACGCTGTGCCTTTCTGAATTGCGCAATGCTATTATTGACCACGATCCGTTTTAGCCAGGCACCAAAAGAAGCTTCTCCTTTGTAGGTGTCCAGTTTCTGGAAGGCGGTCAGGAAAGATTCCTGCATCACATCCTCGGCCTCTGCAATGTCTTTGACTATGCGTAGTGCCGTGTTGTACATGGCGCGCTGATAGCGGTTGTATACTTCCAGCTGTGCCAATTGATTTCCATCTTGACAAAGAACAAGTAACGATTCAATATTCTGTTTGGTTAGTGTCAAAAACATGATCGTTTATGCTAAGGATAGACCCTTAATTAAAATGTTACACTCCGAAAGATTAAAGTTAGGGAAGTGGCACAACTATTGAAACATTAGAACGTAGAAGACTGAACAAAATCCCTGAATAACAAGGTTTTACAATTTAGTTAGCACAAAACAAAGAATAAGAAGTTTCTGAAACCCCTATTTCTGGGTGACAGAATGTCCTGATAATACATATGGCCAGAACAAAATTGATAACACTAGACAGTTTGTCATTGCAGGAATTCCAGGAGGATGCCGAGTTAATTCCATTGATGACCCCAGAGGATGAAGATGCAATGGATAAGGAAGAAGTCCCGGAATCCTTGCCTATCCTTCCCCTTAGAAATACCGTACTATTCCCTGGAGTGGTTATTCCGATCACAGCGGGAAGAGATAAGTCCATCCAATTGATCAATGAGACCAACCGGGGGAATAAGATAATCGGGGTGGTATCTCAAAAGGAAGAAGTACAGGAGGATCCTCAGCTTCAAGACCTCAATACGGTAGGAACGGTAGCAAGGATATTGAGGGTACTCAAGATGCCCGATGGTAACACTACCGTTGTGATCCAAGGTCAAAAACGCTTTGAGATCTCCCAATTGACCACCACCGAGCCTTATCTGACGGCTACCGTCAACCCAGTCCCGGAAGCAAGGCCTTCTGCAGACAATGAAGAATTCCAGGCCATTATCGAGTCAATCAAGGAGATGGCCCTGGAGATCATTAAGGATAGTCCGAACATTCCTTCTGAGGCTTCGTTTGCCATCAAGAACATAGAGAGCAACTCATTCCTGATCAATTTTGTGTCGTCCAATTTGAATATTTCTGTAGAGGACAAACAGAAACTGTTGGAGATCAATGATCTGAAAGAACGAGCTTTAGCTATCCTCAAACACATGAATGTGGAGTTGCAACGGCTCAACCTACGTCAGGATATCCAATCAAAAGTAGAGAGCGATATCAACCAACAACAGAGAGAATACTTCCTGCAACAGCAAATGAAGACCATACAGGAAGAATTGGGTGGAAATGCTCATCAGGTGGAGATCCAGGAATTGCGGGACAAGGCAAAAACCAAGGATTGGCAAGAAGAGGTTGCTGAACACTTCGAAAAAGAGATCTCCAAGTTGGAGCGAATGAATCCACAGGTTGCCGAATATGGTATTCAGCGGAATTACCTGGACCTGATCTTGGAGTTACCCTGGAACGAGATCAGCCAGGATCAATTCGATCTCAAACGGGCTAGAAAAATACTAGATCGCGATCATTATGGCCTGGACGATGTCAAAGACCGGATCGTCGAATATCTGGCGGTACTTAAACTTAGACAGGACATGAAGTCTCCTATTCTCTGTCTGTACGGACCGCCGGGAGTAGGTAAAACTTCATTAGGAAAATCCATAGCCGAGGCTTTGGGCAGGGAGTATGTACGTATGTCACTTGGCGGTTTACGGGACGAAGCGGAGATCAGGGGCCACAGAAAAACCTATATCGGGGCCATGCCAGGCCGGATCGTTCAGAACATCAAAAAGGCCGGTAAAAGCAATCCGGTATTTGTCCTGGATGAGATCGACAAGCTTTCGGTAGGTAGTCAAGGTGACCCTTCGTCTGCTATGCTGGAGGTTCTTGATCCCGAGCAGAACATGGAATTTCACGATAATTTCCTGGAACTGGGATACGATCTGTCCAAGGTATTATTTATCGCTACCTGTAATAGCTTGAGCACCATTCAACCTGCTCTTAGGGACAGGATGGAAATCATCGAGGTCTCAGGTTATACCATAGAAGAGAAGGTGGAGATCGCCAAACAGCATCTGTTGCCCAAGCAATTGGAAGAACACGGACTCAAATCTGATCACCTCAAGATCGGGAAGAGACAATTGGAACGCATCGTAGAAGGGTATACCCGGGAAAGCGGAGTGAGAACCCTTGAAAAGCAAATTGCGAAGATGGTTCGGTATGCGGCCATGAAGATCGCGATGGAGGAGAAGTACGAGACCAAGGTCACGGAGGAAATTATCATACAGGTATTAGGAGCTCCTAAATTAGAGCGAGACCGATACGAGAACCACGATGTGGCCGGGGTGGTTACCGGATTAGCCTGGACTCGGGTAGGAGGAGACATTCTCTATATAGAATCTGCTCTATCCAAAGGAAAAGGACAATTGACCATGACCGGAAACTTGGGTAAGGTGATGAAGGAATCGGCAACTATTGCCCTGGAATATATCAAGTCCAATGCTGATCTATTCGGCATTGACCCGGTTCTATTCGAGAAGTATAACGTGCATATTCACGTTCCGGAAGGAGCCACACCAAAAGATGGACCCAGCGCCGGGATCACCATGCTGACTTCTCTTGTATCACTATTCACCCAGCGACGAGTGCGCAGGAACCTCGCTATGACAGGGGAGATCACCCTGAGAGGAAAAGTACTGCCAGTAGGAGGAATCAAGGAGAAGATCTTAGCCGCCAAGCGCGCTCGTATCAAGGAGATCATACTCTGTGAAGAGAACAAACGAGACATAGACGAGATCAAGCCGCGCTACCTCAAAGGATTGACCTTTCATTATGTCAGAGAGATGAATGAAGTTCTGGAAGTAGCCCTGCTGAAGAACAAGGTGAGCAAGGCCAAGGTCCTTTAGTCCGGAGAACTCTTTAAAAGCCGTCTACAATTTCCTAATATTGCAGACGTTTAAGTTCACAGGAAAAGGTACCTTGTTTACATGCACTTACGGTCTGCCCTTATCGTAGTCCTCTTACTGCTGTTTGTTCGATCCGAATCGGTCGCTCAGATCGGGGGACGGGCAACCTATCAATTCCTGAACCTGGTAAACTCACCAAGACAAGCCGCTTTGGGTGGCAAAACTGTTACCAATTACGATTACGACCCTACCCAGGGACTTTTCAATCCGGCTGCCATCAATTGGGAGATGGACAACCAACTCTCCCTGAACTACACCAATTATTTGGGGGATGTGAATTATGGTACGGCTGCATTTGCCTATCAGTGGGATAGACGACGGACACAGGTGATCCATGCGGGAGTGACCTACGTGAATTACGGTCAGTTTGACGGTTATGACGAATTAGGTAACGCCACCGACACTTTTAGCGGAGGGGAAGTTGCTCTTTCTGTTGGTCACGCTAGGAATATCGCCTTTACCAATTTTCATGTGGGTGCCAATTTGAAGTTCATCTCTTCTAAATTAGAACAATATTCCTCCTTCGGTGTAGCTGTGGACTTGGGCGTTTTTTATTTGTACGAACCCTGGGACCTGAATATTACCCTGGTAGCACGTAACCTGGGATCACAGATCACACCTTACGAGAATACCTACGAGAAATTACCCTTCGAGATGATCTTCGGGATCTCTCAAATATTGCCCAACGTTCCCATTCGCTGGCATTTCACAATGGATAACTTGCAGCGCTGGGACATCGCCTATTCCAATCCCAATAGGGAAGAGACCGATCTGGAAGGTAATACCACCGAAGAGAACATCAATTTCTTTGACGAAGCCCTAAGGCACATGATCCTGGGAATAGAATTGTTTCCGGAAAAAGGATTCAACATTCGTCTGGGATATAATTTTAGAAGGGGGGAAGAACTGAGAATTGTTGAACAACGGGCGTTTGCAGGCATAAGTGGAGGGTTCTCTATTAAGCTAAATAAGCTCAGGCTGAGTTACACCTATGCAAAATACAGCCGGGCCGCTGCTTCCAGTCATTTCGGATTAAATATTAATTTGCAGTAGTGGGACGAATTACGATTGCAATAGACGGACATTCTTCTACCGGAAAGAGCACGGTGGCCCGTCAATTGGCTCATAAACTGGGCTATATCTATGTAGATTCAGGGGCCATGTACCGTGCCGTGACCTATTTCGCCTTGCAAAATGGACTTGTTGATCACGACGGCTTGAACGAAGCTGGACTTGTGGCTAGGCTAGATGAGATTAGTCTTAATTTTGGGATGACCGACGAAGCGGGTAAATCCCCTATCATTTTGAACGGTGAAAACGTCGAATCCGCTATCCGGACCTTGGAAGTGTCTGAATGGGTCAGTCCGGTTGCAACATTGTCCGAGGTACGCAAGAAGATGGTCCAGCAACAGCATCAGCTAGGGGGAGAAGGCGGGATCGTTATGGACGGGCGGGATATCGGAACAGTTGTCTTTCCTCAAGCAGATTTAAAGATCTTTATGACGGCCTCTGCCCAAGTCAGGGCGCAAAGACGATATGATGAACTTTTGGCCCGAGGAGATCAGATCAGCTATTCCGAGGTTTTGGAAAATGTGACAGAAAGAGATCGGATCGACTCCACCAGGGAAGTTTCCCCATTAAAACAGGCCGATGATGCCGTGTTGATCGATAATTCTGAGATGACCCTGGAGGACCAATTCCAATTGGTTTTGAAACTGGCCCTCCAAAAGATCGATCAGATCGATTAGTTCTTTCCAATAGGTGGTGGTCCTTCAGGAATTATGGCCTTGTACTGGTAATCACCTTTTCTTTCCTTGAATTCGGCCTTTACAGCTTCCACCTTTTTTGGGTCTTCAAACAGATCGACCATGGTCATAGCCATCGCTTTGGTAGCATAAAGCATCCCTTTATGACCGATTGACATCCCACCACAGGCTACAACAGCCCAGGAGTGCCAGGGTGTGTCTTTTGGGGCAACCGTTGCACTTAGATTGATGTTGGCCACATTCCAACTTACATCTCCCACATCGGTGGATCCGCCACCAGGGTTCTCTTTTGTCGCCTCCAGTGGCCGAACTTTGCTGTCCATCCCTACTTGGGGCTTTCCTGTTTCTTCCTGGATCTTCTTTCCAAATGCGATCTCTTCTTCGGTATACTCGATATCACCCAGTATTTCCAGGTTGCCCTGCATGATCTCTCCACCTTTACGATTCACCAGTACTTCGTGAAGACCGGAGACCAGAGAGACCTTATAGTCTACATTAGCCATTATGGCAGCGCCTTCGGCCATTTTCATGACGTGCTCGTAGACCGGCATCATGCCTTTACGATCACTATTTCTAACCCTTACCCAGAGTTTACTGTAATCTGGCACTACATTGACCACCTGACCACCATCTTGAATGTGATAGTGCATCCTTACCGTTGGTTTTACGTGTTCCCTGTAATAATTGATCCCGGAAGTGTACAACTCCAAAGCGTCGCTCGCGCTACGGCCGTTCCATGGATCACCAGCTGCGTGAGCAGCCTGGCCATAGAATTCTACGATAAAGTCGACCAGCGCCAGTGAACTCTGAACGTCTGCTTTGGTTTCGGCGCCTGGATGCCAACTGATGTTTACATCGACGTCGTTCCACAATCCGGCTTCGATCATCCAGAGCTTGCCAAAGAATTTCTCTTCTGCAGGGGTCCCCAGGAACTTGATGGTCCCTTTGATCTTACCAGCATCCATCAACTCTTTTATGGCGATGGCGGCACCCAAACTGGCAGTTCCAAACATATTATGCCCACAACCATGTCCGCCTGCTCCGGCCTCTAGTGGCTCCTTAGTAGGCTGGGCCTTTTGCGAAATGCCCGGCAATGCGTCAAACTCACCCAGTATGCTGATAACCGGTGAACCGCTACCATAAGTAGCAGTGAATGCAGTAGGTATCTCGGCTACACCACGTTCTACTGTGAATCCGTTGGCCTCTGCATAACTGGCCAAAACTTCGGCCGATTTTTCCTCCTGGAAGGCGATCTCGGCATTGGCCCAAATGGCGTCACTGATCTCGATCAACTTATCGCTGTGGGCGTCTACAGACTGCATGACAGCAGCCTTGGTTTTAGAAACTTTTTTCTGAGCCCAACTCATGGTAGTGAATAAGGCCAATAACAGGATTACTAGTCTTTTCATTGAAATTTGCTTTAAGGTCTTTAAATATAAAGATTTTGGAGCGTTCGCATTACTGGTCTAAAGCCTTTGAAAATCAAATATTAAATCTTAATTTTGCAGCCCTTTTGGCGGTTAGGCAAGTCCCATTAGGATCATATAAAACGTCTAATTACTTCTACCGGTTTCCGAACCGACTTGCGAGCAGGTAGAATACAAATCAAATGAACAGGGCCCAGGTCCTGATTCAATTGAAAAACTAGAAATGGCTGATAAAGCACAACAAACTGAAGAGCAGGTACAAGAAGTAACCCAGGAGGTTGCCAAGCCAGAAGTCTCTTTAAAAGAAAGTAATCCTGAAAAATTCCTAGCTGAATTTGACTGGGAGAATTACGAAGAAGGGATCGACCCTATCGATGATGGCAAGCTAGCCGAATTCGAAAAATTGGTGGCCCAGAACTTTGTAGACACCCTAGACAATGAAGTGGTTGTTGGGACCGTTGCTCACATGACAGACCGTGATGCGATCATCGACATCAATGCCAAGAGTGAAGGTGTTATCTCCTTAAACGAGTTCCGTTACAATCCTGACCTTAAAGTCGGAGACAAGGTAGATGTCCTGATCGATGTCAGAGAAGACGCCACCGGTCAGTTAGTATTGTCTCACAGAAAGGCCCGTACCATCAAAGCTTGGGAGCGTGTAAACGTTGCTCACGACGAGGGTACTGTAGTTACCGGATTTGTTAAGTGTCGTACCAAAGGTGGTATGATCGTTGACGTATTCGGAATCGAAGCCTTCTTACCAGGATCCCAGATCGATGTTAAACCGATCCGTGATTACGACCTATATGTAGGAAAGACCATGGAATTCAAAGTGGTTAAGATCAACCAGGAATTCAAGAATGTGGTAGTTTCTCACAAAGCGCTTATCGAAGCGGATATCGAAGAACAAAAACGAGAGATCATCGGTCAGCTTGAAAAAGGTCAAGTACTGGAAGGTGTTGTTAAGAATATTACCTCTTACGGTGTATTCGTTGATCTTGGTGGTGTTGACGGACTTGTTCACATTACCGATCTGTCTTGGTCTCGTATCAACCACCCGAACGAGATCGTGGAACTGGATCAGAAACTGAATGTAGTGATCCTGGACTTCGACGAAGACAAGACCCGTATCCAACTTGGACTGAAACAACTGAAAGCTCACCCATGGGATGCCCTTGGTGAAGAGCTTAAAGTAGGTGATCGAGTTAAAGGTAAAGTCGTTGTTATAGCTGACTATGGCGCCTTTATCGAGGTTGCAGAAGGAGTTGAAGGTCTGATCCACGTTTCTGAAATGTCTTGGTCTACTCACCTGAGAAGTGCTCAAGACTTTGTGAACGTTGGAGACGAAGTAGAAGCAGAGATCCTTACCCTGGACAGGGAAGAGCGCAAGATGTCTCTAGGAATCAAGCAGCTGACTCCGGATCCATGGACTGACATCACTTCAAAATACCCTGTAGGTTCTAAGCATAGCGGAATTGTTCGCAACTTTACCAACTTCGGTGTATTTGTAGAGATGGAAGAAGGTATCGATGGTTTGATCTATATCTCCGACCTATCCTGGACCAAGAAAGTGAAGCACCCAAGTGAGTTTACCAACATTGGTGACAATCTGGAGGTGATCGTACTAG contains:
- a CDS encoding amidohydrolase; translation: MKRLVILLLALFTTMSWAQKKVSKTKAAVMQSVDAHSDKLIEISDAIWANAEIAFQEEKSAEVLASYAEANGFTVERGVAEIPTAFTATYGSGSPVISILGEFDALPGISQKAQPTKEPLEAGAGGHGCGHNMFGTASLGAAIAIKELMDAGKIKGTIKFLGTPAEEKFFGKLWMIEAGLWNDVDVNISWHPGAETKADVQSSLALVDFIVEFYGQAAHAAGDPWNGRSASDALELYTSGINYYREHVKPTVRMHYHIQDGGQVVNVVPDYSKLWVRVRNSDRKGMMPVYEHVMKMAEGAAIMANVDYKVSLVSGLHEVLVNRKGGEIMQGNLEILGDIEYTEEEIAFGKKIQEETGKPQVGMDSKVRPLEATKENPGGGSTDVGDVSWNVANINLSATVAPKDTPWHSWAVVACGGMSIGHKGMLYATKAMAMTMVDLFEDPKKVEAVKAEFKERKGDYQYKAIIPEGPPPIGKN
- the rpsA gene encoding 30S ribosomal protein S1, which encodes MADKAQQTEEQVQEVTQEVAKPEVSLKESNPEKFLAEFDWENYEEGIDPIDDGKLAEFEKLVAQNFVDTLDNEVVVGTVAHMTDRDAIIDINAKSEGVISLNEFRYNPDLKVGDKVDVLIDVREDATGQLVLSHRKARTIKAWERVNVAHDEGTVVTGFVKCRTKGGMIVDVFGIEAFLPGSQIDVKPIRDYDLYVGKTMEFKVVKINQEFKNVVVSHKALIEADIEEQKREIIGQLEKGQVLEGVVKNITSYGVFVDLGGVDGLVHITDLSWSRINHPNEIVELDQKLNVVILDFDEDKTRIQLGLKQLKAHPWDALGEELKVGDRVKGKVVVIADYGAFIEVAEGVEGLIHVSEMSWSTHLRSAQDFVNVGDEVEAEILTLDREERKMSLGIKQLTPDPWTDITSKYPVGSKHSGIVRNFTNFGVFVEMEEGIDGLIYISDLSWTKKVKHPSEFTNIGDNLEVIVLELDVEGRKLSLGHKQTTENPWDKYEDEFAVGSKHNASIDEVVEKGAVIHFNDDITAFVPKRHMVKEDGSSLKKGEEAEFQIIEFNKDFKKVVASHMTIHREEEANIVKQAARKAAKQAEEAKPTLGDANAKLQELKDKMDGKK